A single genomic interval of Trinickia acidisoli harbors:
- a CDS encoding NADH:flavin oxidoreductase, which translates to MRYPHLFKPMTLNKLTLRNRIVSTAHAEVYAEPGGLPGDRYIRYYEEKAKGGVGLAVCGGSSPVSIDSPQGWWKSVNLSTDRVIDPLNRLTEAMHRHGAKIMIQATHMGRRSAFHGEHWPHLMTPSGVREPVHRGNAKTIEVEEIRRIIGDFAAAARRVRQAGMDGIEISAAHQHLIDQFWSPRTNFRTDEWGGSLANRLRFGVEVLTAVREAVGPDFVVGLRMCGDEFHEDGLDHEQLKEIAHAMSETGLIDYLGVIGSGADTHNTLANCMPPMALPPEPFVHLAAGIKSVVKLPVMHAQSIRDAGQAERLLASGMIDLVGMTRAQIADPHMVIKIRDGREDEIKQCVGANYCIDRQYNGLDVLCVQNAATSREATMPHVIEKSRGPKRKVVVVGAGPAGLEAARVARSRGHDVVLFEKHSEVGGQIVLASKAPQREQMAGIVRWFDMETKRLGVDRRLGVEADVTTIMAEKPDIIVLATGGRAFSDQVAGWGVSQGLAVSSWDILSGRVEPKQNVLVYDGVSTHAGAGVADFIASRGSRVEIVTPDVKIADDCGGTTFPIFYRRLYAQGVVHTPNYWLDRVYEEDGKQIAVLRNEYTEEQEERAVDQVVIENGSTPNDSLYWKLKPESVNRGQTDVQKLFAAEPQPSLSETLGNGRFLLFRVGDCISMHNIHGAIYDALRLCKDF; encoded by the coding sequence ATGCGCTACCCCCATCTGTTCAAACCGATGACGCTGAATAAGCTGACGCTGCGCAACCGCATCGTCAGCACGGCGCACGCGGAAGTCTATGCGGAGCCGGGCGGATTGCCCGGGGATCGGTATATCCGGTACTACGAGGAGAAGGCGAAGGGCGGCGTGGGCTTGGCGGTGTGCGGCGGCTCGAGCCCCGTGTCGATCGACAGCCCGCAAGGGTGGTGGAAGTCGGTGAACCTGTCGACCGATCGCGTCATCGATCCGCTCAATCGGCTCACCGAAGCGATGCATCGGCATGGCGCGAAGATCATGATTCAGGCGACGCACATGGGTCGCCGCTCGGCGTTTCACGGCGAGCATTGGCCGCATTTGATGACGCCGTCGGGCGTGCGCGAGCCCGTGCACCGCGGCAACGCAAAGACGATCGAGGTCGAGGAAATCCGCCGCATCATCGGCGATTTCGCGGCTGCGGCCAGGCGCGTGCGGCAGGCGGGCATGGACGGCATTGAAATCTCGGCCGCTCATCAGCACTTGATCGATCAGTTCTGGAGCCCGCGCACGAATTTTCGTACCGACGAATGGGGCGGCAGCCTCGCCAATCGCCTGCGTTTCGGCGTCGAAGTGCTGACGGCGGTGCGCGAGGCGGTAGGGCCCGATTTCGTCGTCGGCCTTCGCATGTGCGGCGATGAATTCCATGAGGACGGCCTCGATCACGAGCAACTCAAGGAGATTGCGCATGCGATGTCGGAGACGGGCCTCATCGACTACCTCGGCGTAATCGGCTCGGGCGCCGATACGCACAACACATTGGCGAATTGCATGCCGCCGATGGCATTGCCGCCCGAGCCGTTCGTTCATCTGGCCGCCGGCATCAAATCCGTCGTCAAGCTTCCCGTCATGCACGCGCAGAGCATTCGCGATGCGGGCCAGGCCGAACGCCTGCTCGCTTCGGGGATGATCGATCTCGTTGGTATGACGCGGGCGCAAATCGCCGATCCGCACATGGTCATCAAGATCCGCGACGGTCGGGAAGACGAAATCAAGCAGTGTGTGGGCGCGAATTATTGCATCGACCGCCAGTACAACGGCCTCGATGTGCTGTGCGTGCAAAACGCGGCGACGTCGCGCGAAGCGACGATGCCGCACGTCATTGAAAAGTCGCGTGGGCCCAAGCGCAAGGTCGTTGTGGTTGGCGCCGGGCCCGCCGGTTTGGAAGCGGCGCGCGTGGCGCGTTCACGCGGCCACGATGTGGTGTTGTTCGAGAAACACAGTGAGGTTGGCGGCCAGATCGTACTCGCTTCGAAGGCACCGCAGCGCGAGCAGATGGCCGGCATCGTGCGCTGGTTCGACATGGAAACGAAACGTCTCGGTGTCGATCGGCGTCTGGGCGTCGAGGCTGACGTGACGACGATCATGGCGGAGAAGCCGGACATCATCGTGCTCGCCACGGGCGGGCGCGCATTCTCCGACCAGGTCGCGGGCTGGGGTGTTTCGCAAGGGCTCGCAGTCAGTTCGTGGGACATTCTGTCGGGCCGCGTCGAGCCGAAGCAAAACGTGCTCGTCTACGACGGGGTCAGCACGCACGCGGGCGCGGGCGTTGCCGATTTCATCGCGAGCCGCGGCTCGCGCGTCGAGATCGTGACGCCCGACGTCAAGATCGCCGACGATTGCGGGGGCACGACGTTCCCGATCTTCTATCGTCGCCTCTATGCACAGGGCGTCGTTCATACGCCCAACTACTGGCTCGACCGTGTGTATGAGGAAGACGGCAAACAGATCGCCGTGCTACGCAACGAGTATACGGAGGAGCAGGAAGAACGCGCCGTCGATCAAGTCGTGATCGAAAACGGTAGTACTCCTAACGATTCGCTCTACTGGAAGCTGAAGCCGGAATCGGTGAATCGAGGGCAGACCGACGTGCAGAAACTGTTTGCCGCCGAGCCGCAGCCCTCGCTGTCGGAAACGCTGGGCAATGGACGCTTCCTGCTGTTTCGCGTCGGCGATTGCATCTCCATGCACAACATCCACGGTGCGATCTATGACGCGCTGCGGCTTTGCAAGGACTTCTAA
- a CDS encoding electron transfer flavoprotein subunit alpha/FixB family protein: MKTVKRIDPRRPFIIAASGLRRITLGDERVADGAAQTSHAALRSAHADAPKPRRAYEAGTRTLLVATHSDRGALDEHARQAVAAAAIVADAKTEVVLLVFGELTDDAAALGADKVVELPSLARPVFAPDQALAALRECVAAFSPAHVLLPDNATGDGDVGRRYAAQANASIATHVVEIDAAHVACYAGAGRSLASRAWPDVILLDPETVSSKLPFIGAGERIALPQTSQEAAASAAPARYRDGGTTQLDAAQVALEEADFIISAGNGVTDIAAFEALARVLGAAVGASRVAVDNGHFTRDKQVGATGKTVNASVYIAFGISGAVQHLQGIKDCRHVIAVNLDASAPIAKRANLTVIADAQPAMAALTSVVNEAKQAHHAPVAAATGANVREDVTA; this comes from the coding sequence ATGAAAACCGTCAAACGAATCGATCCGCGCCGGCCGTTCATCATTGCCGCATCGGGGCTCAGGCGCATTACGCTGGGCGATGAACGTGTCGCCGATGGAGCAGCGCAGACGTCGCATGCGGCGCTGCGCAGCGCGCACGCCGATGCACCGAAGCCGCGTCGCGCTTACGAAGCCGGCACCCGTACGCTGCTCGTCGCGACACATAGCGATCGCGGCGCGCTCGACGAACACGCGCGGCAGGCGGTGGCCGCCGCCGCCATCGTCGCCGATGCGAAAACCGAAGTCGTCTTGCTCGTCTTCGGCGAGTTGACCGACGATGCCGCGGCGCTCGGCGCGGACAAGGTCGTCGAATTGCCGTCGCTCGCGCGGCCGGTGTTCGCGCCGGATCAGGCACTGGCCGCATTGCGCGAATGCGTGGCGGCGTTTTCGCCTGCGCATGTCTTGCTGCCCGATAACGCGACAGGAGACGGCGACGTGGGGCGCCGCTATGCCGCGCAGGCCAACGCGAGTATTGCGACGCACGTCGTCGAGATCGATGCGGCGCACGTCGCATGCTATGCGGGCGCGGGGCGATCGCTTGCCTCGCGAGCATGGCCCGACGTGATCCTGCTCGATCCGGAGACCGTATCGTCCAAGCTGCCGTTCATCGGCGCGGGCGAGCGCATCGCCTTGCCGCAAACGAGTCAAGAAGCGGCTGCATCGGCCGCGCCTGCACGATACCGAGACGGTGGGACAACCCAACTCGATGCGGCGCAAGTGGCCCTCGAAGAGGCCGACTTCATCATCTCCGCAGGCAACGGCGTGACCGACATCGCTGCGTTCGAAGCGCTGGCGCGCGTGCTCGGCGCCGCCGTCGGGGCCAGCCGTGTCGCGGTCGACAACGGCCATTTCACGCGCGACAAGCAGGTCGGCGCAACGGGCAAGACCGTGAACGCCAGCGTCTACATCGCTTTCGGCATTTCAGGGGCCGTTCAGCACTTGCAGGGCATCAAGGATTGCCGACACGTGATCGCCGTCAATCTCGACGCGAGCGCGCCGATCGCCAAGCGTGCGAATCTGACCGTGATCGCCGATGCGCAGCCGGCGATGGCTGCGTTGACGAGCGTGGTCAACGAGGCAAAGCAAGCGCATCACGCGCCCGTCGCGGCGGCGACCGGCGCCAACGTTCGTGAGGATGTCACCGCATGA
- a CDS encoding (Fe-S)-binding protein, translating into MSPAFLITVLLWLSVAGLAFALARRAAYWRVGRAAAPAAVEWTNLFRIPKRYFVDLHHVVARDPYIARTHVATAGGAIAALALVFVNYGLAIYSPWIDRLIVAAALVMLIGAVFVWRRRRDEKAMPARLSRGPWNRLPWLLGSFALGLVLLCGVPAAATSQVLALVFAALIAIGAGAMTIGAARGGPMKHAVAGLLHLAFHPRQERFGAGDRDTQPPTALKPSALEANDYGVGKPAEFRWNQLLSFDACVQCGKCEAACPAFAAGQPLNPKKLIQDLVVGMVGGTDGAYAGSPTPGIVLGRHGGGPNGPIVSGLIESDTIWSCTTCRACVQECPMLIEHVDAIVDMRRHRTLTEGDIPGKAPEVLANLRETGSAGGYDIAARYDWAVDLNARVAQPGLAVDVLLIAGEGAFDMRYQRTLRALVKVLNKAGVDFAVLGGTEADTGDVARRLGDEATFRRMAERMIATLGALSFKRIVTADPHVMHSLRNEYRAFGARYEVQHHTSFVAELMQAGRLLPKASAALADKRITYHDPCYLGRYNGETEAPRRALKSIGIEIVEMERHGMRGRCCGGGGGAPLTDIPGKARIPDIRIADARSVGADIVAVGCPNCTAMLEGVVGPRPEVLDVAELVAAALE; encoded by the coding sequence ATGAGCCCGGCGTTTCTGATCACGGTTCTGCTGTGGCTCTCGGTCGCAGGCCTTGCGTTCGCGCTGGCGCGGCGGGCGGCGTATTGGCGCGTTGGCCGCGCGGCTGCCCCCGCGGCCGTCGAGTGGACGAATCTATTCAGGATTCCTAAGCGTTATTTCGTTGATTTGCACCATGTCGTGGCTCGCGATCCCTACATCGCACGGACGCACGTGGCTACGGCAGGCGGAGCGATCGCGGCACTCGCGCTCGTCTTCGTCAATTACGGCTTGGCGATCTACTCGCCGTGGATCGACCGGTTGATCGTCGCAGCGGCACTCGTCATGTTGATCGGTGCCGTCTTCGTGTGGCGCCGCCGACGCGATGAGAAGGCGATGCCCGCGCGGCTTTCGCGTGGGCCGTGGAATAGGTTGCCTTGGCTGCTCGGATCGTTCGCGCTGGGTTTGGTGCTGTTGTGCGGCGTGCCGGCCGCGGCTACGTCGCAGGTACTCGCGCTCGTGTTCGCGGCGTTGATCGCGATTGGCGCCGGCGCGATGACGATCGGCGCCGCGCGTGGCGGCCCGATGAAACATGCGGTGGCGGGGCTGCTTCACCTCGCGTTCCATCCGCGACAAGAGCGTTTCGGCGCCGGCGACCGGGACACGCAACCGCCCACGGCGCTCAAACCGTCCGCGCTCGAAGCGAACGACTATGGCGTCGGCAAGCCCGCCGAGTTTCGCTGGAATCAACTGCTGAGCTTCGATGCTTGCGTGCAATGCGGCAAATGCGAAGCGGCTTGTCCGGCGTTCGCGGCAGGGCAGCCGCTCAATCCGAAGAAGCTGATTCAAGACCTCGTCGTCGGCATGGTCGGCGGCACCGATGGCGCTTATGCGGGTAGTCCGACGCCGGGCATCGTGCTTGGGCGGCACGGCGGGGGGCCGAACGGCCCGATCGTGTCGGGCTTGATCGAGTCCGACACGATCTGGTCGTGCACGACGTGCCGCGCCTGTGTCCAAGAGTGTCCGATGCTGATCGAGCACGTCGATGCGATCGTCGATATGCGGCGCCATCGCACGTTGACGGAGGGCGATATCCCCGGGAAAGCGCCTGAAGTCCTCGCGAATCTGCGCGAGACGGGCAGCGCGGGCGGATACGACATCGCCGCGCGCTACGACTGGGCCGTCGATCTGAATGCGCGCGTCGCACAGCCTGGCTTGGCGGTGGACGTGCTGCTGATCGCGGGCGAAGGCGCGTTCGACATGCGTTATCAACGTACGCTGCGCGCGCTCGTCAAGGTATTGAACAAGGCCGGTGTCGACTTCGCCGTGCTGGGCGGTACGGAAGCCGACACGGGCGACGTGGCCCGCCGTCTCGGTGACGAAGCAACGTTCCGGCGCATGGCCGAGCGCATGATCGCGACGCTCGGTGCATTGAGCTTCAAGCGGATCGTCACGGCGGACCCGCATGTCATGCATAGCCTGCGCAACGAATACCGCGCATTCGGCGCACGCTACGAGGTGCAGCATCATACGAGCTTCGTGGCGGAACTCATGCAGGCCGGCCGGCTCTTGCCGAAGGCGTCGGCCGCATTGGCCGATAAGCGCATCACCTATCACGATCCCTGTTACCTCGGCCGCTACAACGGCGAGACCGAAGCGCCGCGCCGCGCGCTCAAATCGATCGGCATCGAGATCGTCGAGATGGAGCGCCACGGCATGCGCGGACGCTGCTGCGGCGGTGGCGGCGGCGCGCCGTTGACCGATATTCCCGGCAAAGCTCGGATTCCCGACATCCGCATCGCCGATGCACGCTCGGTCGGAGCGGACATCGTGGCGGTGGGTTGCCCGAACTGCACGGCGATGCTCGAAGGCGTGGTGGGCCCCAGGCCCGAAGTGCTCGACGTTGCCGAGCTCGTTGCAGCCGCGCTGGAGTGA